The Vibrio echinoideorum genome includes a region encoding these proteins:
- a CDS encoding LysR family transcriptional regulator has protein sequence MNLAQVDLNLLVILKHLLEEKHVSNTALALDMSQPTVSRSLQKLRTVFNDDLLVRAAYGYELTPKAEAIKQDLNSVLTRLEKLVHGDVFEPHSSDTTVRFFGLVPQVAHLLPKVVAEIRKQAPNMIVDIDSIPKRHFDPLLSGDAHFVLSTHEPLSSEQNLYRMFVISRDYRLLMSKDHPLADKEITVDDLLNSHLGQISLQGDKKLSIESRFKDLGLIDKQRQLSIPIQLSNFNVAPDMAEATDIIFHLPTPFALQAAKQRNLICKRVPKALRHPSEDVYLYWHKRFHNDPMCRWVRDLFKEVYA, from the coding sequence ATGAATCTTGCCCAAGTCGACCTCAACCTCTTAGTCATCCTCAAGCACCTTTTAGAAGAAAAGCATGTTTCTAACACGGCATTAGCGCTTGATATGAGCCAGCCAACGGTGAGTCGTTCTCTGCAAAAACTGCGCACTGTATTTAACGATGACTTGTTGGTGAGAGCGGCATATGGCTATGAATTAACGCCAAAAGCGGAAGCGATTAAGCAAGATTTGAATTCGGTACTGACTCGGCTAGAAAAGTTGGTGCATGGCGATGTGTTCGAACCTCACAGCAGTGATACTACGGTTCGATTTTTTGGCCTTGTTCCTCAAGTGGCGCACTTGCTTCCTAAAGTGGTCGCGGAGATACGTAAGCAAGCGCCGAACATGATTGTTGATATTGATTCTATTCCTAAAAGACACTTCGACCCTTTGTTATCTGGGGACGCTCACTTTGTATTGTCGACTCATGAGCCGTTGAGTTCAGAGCAAAATCTGTATCGAATGTTCGTGATCAGCCGCGATTACCGCTTATTGATGAGCAAAGACCATCCGTTGGCTGACAAAGAAATTACGGTCGATGATTTGCTTAACAGTCACCTTGGTCAAATCTCATTACAAGGAGACAAGAAGCTTTCTATTGAGAGTCGATTTAAAGATCTAGGCTTGATTGATAAGCAACGCCAACTCTCTATTCCTATCCAGTTGTCGAACTTTAATGTTGCGCCTGATATGGCGGAAGCGACCGACATCATCTTCCATTTACCGACGCCTTTTGCACTACAAGCCGCAAAGCAGAGAAACCTAATTTGCAAACGTGTTCCTAAGGCACTTCGTCACCCGTCTGAAGATGTTTATTTATATTGGCACAAACGTTTTCACAACGATCCAATGTGTCGCTGGGTAAGGGATCTTTTTAAAGAGGTTTACGCCTAG